From Mycobacterium lacus, one genomic window encodes:
- a CDS encoding SRPBCC family protein: MADKTTQTIYIDADPAEVMKAIADIEAYPEWISEYKEVEVLEADDEGYPKRARMLMDATIFKDTLIMSYEWPSDRQSLSWTLESSSLLKSLEGTYRLAPKGSGTEVTYELSVDLAVPMIGMLKRKAERRLIDGALKDLKKRVEAE; the protein is encoded by the coding sequence GTGGCGGACAAGACGACGCAGACGATCTACATCGACGCGGATCCAGCCGAGGTGATGAAGGCGATCGCCGACATCGAGGCTTACCCGGAATGGATTTCGGAGTACAAGGAAGTCGAAGTCCTGGAGGCTGACGACGAGGGTTACCCGAAACGGGCACGGATGTTGATGGACGCAACCATCTTCAAAGACACCTTGATCATGTCCTACGAGTGGCCGTCAGATCGCCAATCGCTGAGCTGGACTCTCGAATCCAGCTCGCTGCTGAAGTCCCTCGAGGGCACGTACCGCTTGGCGCCCAAGGGTTCTGGCACCGAGGTCACCTATGAGCTCTCGGTCGACCTTGCCGTCCCGATGATCGGGATGCTCAAACGCAAGGCCGAACGCAGATTGATCGACGGGGCTCTGAAGGATCTGAAGAAACGAGTCGAGGCTGAGTGA
- a CDS encoding lysophospholipid acyltransferase family protein: MWYYLFKYIFMGPLFTLLGRPKVEGLEHIPSSGPAILASNHLAVADSFYLPLVVRRRIWFLAKAEYFTGTGLRGWINRWFYSVSGQVPIDRTNADSAQSALLTAEGLLAQGKLLGVYPEGTRSPDGRLYKGKTGLARLALHTGVPVIPVAMIGTDVVNPPGKKMLRFGRVTVRFGKPMDFSRFEGMAGNHFIERAVTDEVIYELMGLSGQEYVDMYAASVKNGTRAAKDAVRIPETAAG, encoded by the coding sequence ATGTGGTACTACCTATTCAAGTACATCTTCATGGGCCCGCTTTTTACCTTGCTCGGCCGGCCGAAAGTCGAAGGCCTGGAACACATCCCGAGTTCTGGGCCAGCGATCCTGGCCAGCAACCACCTCGCGGTGGCGGACAGCTTCTACCTTCCGTTGGTGGTGCGCCGCCGGATCTGGTTCCTGGCGAAGGCGGAGTACTTTACCGGCACCGGGCTGAGAGGCTGGATCAACCGCTGGTTCTACAGCGTCTCCGGCCAGGTGCCCATCGACCGCACCAACGCCGACTCTGCGCAGTCCGCACTGCTAACGGCCGAAGGGCTGCTGGCCCAGGGCAAGCTGCTGGGCGTGTACCCCGAGGGCACCCGCTCGCCGGACGGTCGGCTCTACAAAGGCAAGACCGGGCTGGCGCGGCTGGCGTTGCACACCGGGGTTCCAGTGATTCCGGTAGCGATGATCGGCACCGACGTCGTCAACCCGCCGGGCAAAAAGATGTTGCGGTTCGGCCGGGTCACCGTTCGGTTCGGTAAGCCGATGGACTTTTCGCGCTTCGAGGGAATGGCGGGCAACCATTTCATCGAGCGGGCGGTCACGGACGAGGTGATCTACGAGCTGATGGGCCTGTCGGGTCAAGAGTACGTCGACATGTACGCCGCCAGCGTCAAAAACGGCACCCGTGCCGCGAAGGACGCCGTACGGATTCCCGAGACCGCCGCCGGCTAG
- a CDS encoding ArsA family ATPase has translation MSAPARISLFVGKGGVGKSTLASATAVCDANAGHRVLVVSTDQAHSLGDVLGIAVPPTGRGAPIRVLADLGTGEDQGGGGYLDALALDTLALLESRWHNVVDALDARFPDSELSSIAPEELSALPGIQEVLGLHAVGELAAAGRWDRIVVDCASTADALRMLTLPATFGLYVERAWPRHRRLSIAANDARSAAAVELLERISASVERLSALLTDGELVSAHLVLTPERVVAAEAARTLGSLALMGVRVEELLVNQVLVRDESYEYRNLPDHPAFYWYAERICEQRAVLAELDATIGDVALVLVPHLAGEPIGPKALGGLLDSSRRRRGAAPPGPLRPVVDLESGSGLESVYRLRLALPQLDPGALTLGRSDDDLIISAGGVRRRVRLASVLRRCTVQDARLRGSELTVRFRPDPEVWPR, from the coding sequence GTGTCCGCCCCGGCCCGGATCAGTCTTTTTGTCGGCAAAGGCGGGGTAGGAAAATCCACCCTGGCGTCCGCGACCGCGGTCTGTGATGCCAACGCCGGTCATCGAGTGCTGGTGGTGTCCACCGACCAGGCGCACTCGCTGGGCGACGTGCTGGGCATCGCGGTCCCGCCGACCGGTCGGGGCGCACCCATTCGTGTGCTAGCCGATCTCGGAACCGGGGAGGACCAGGGCGGCGGCGGATATCTCGATGCGCTGGCACTGGACACCCTGGCCCTGCTCGAGTCCAGGTGGCACAACGTGGTCGACGCGCTGGACGCGAGATTTCCCGACTCCGAGCTGAGCAGTATTGCCCCCGAAGAACTCTCGGCGCTACCCGGCATCCAGGAAGTGCTCGGATTGCACGCGGTCGGCGAGCTTGCGGCGGCCGGGCGATGGGATCGCATCGTCGTTGACTGTGCCTCGACCGCGGACGCGTTACGAATGTTGACCCTGCCCGCTACCTTCGGGCTATACGTGGAACGTGCCTGGCCGCGGCATCGCAGGCTGTCCATCGCCGCCAATGACGCCCGGTCGGCCGCGGCGGTGGAACTGTTGGAGCGCATTAGCGCCAGCGTGGAGCGGCTCAGCGCATTGCTGACCGACGGTGAATTGGTCAGCGCTCACCTGGTGCTGACCCCCGAGCGGGTGGTCGCGGCCGAAGCGGCCCGAACGCTGGGTTCACTGGCGTTGATGGGCGTGCGCGTCGAGGAATTGCTGGTCAATCAGGTTCTGGTGCGAGATGAATCCTACGAGTACCGCAACCTGCCCGACCACCCGGCGTTCTACTGGTACGCCGAACGCATCTGCGAGCAACGTGCGGTCCTCGCCGAACTCGACGCCACCATCGGCGACGTGGCGCTAGTGCTGGTTCCGCATCTGGCCGGTGAGCCGATCGGCCCCAAGGCGCTGGGTGGGTTGCTGGACAGTTCCCGTCGTCGCCGCGGAGCTGCGCCGCCGGGACCGCTGCGTCCCGTCGTCGACCTGGAGTCCGGGTCGGGGCTGGAATCGGTCTATCGGCTGAGGCTAGCCTTGCCCCAGCTCGATCCCGGGGCGCTGACGCTGGGCCGGTCCGACGACGACCTGATCATCAGTGCCGGCGGCGTGCGGCGCCGGGTTCGGTTGGCGTCCGTCCTGCGGCGGTGTACGGTGCAGGACGCGCGTCTGCGGGGCAGTGAGCTGACAGTTCGTTTTCGACCGGATCCGGAGGTATGGCCAAGGTGA
- a CDS encoding protein kinase domain-containing protein, with protein sequence MPGPPSGPAGPHHRRAQAGSGDPLDSTLLDGRYLVQAKIASGGTSTVYRGLDVRLDRPVALKVMDSRYCGDDQFLTRFRLEARTVARLKHPGLVAVYDQGLDGRHPFLVMELIEGGTLRELLIERGPMPPHAVAAVLSRVLGGLAAAHRAGLVHRDVKPENILISDDGDIKIADFGLVRAVAAAGITSASVILGTAAYLSPEQVRDGNAGPRSDVYSAGILTYELLTGCTPFTGDSALSIAYQRLDTDVPHPSAVIDGVPTQFDEFVACATARDPADRFADAIEMAADLEAIAEELALPDFRVPAPRNSAQHRSAALHHSRMNQRRATAQQVHHPTRQFTREPEDWPQPEPAEADEYGHEPASGQFAGISIDEFVWARQHSRRMVLIWVAIVIALTGLVATVAWTIGSNLSGLL encoded by the coding sequence TTGCCCGGCCCCCCCTCGGGCCCTGCCGGCCCGCATCATCGCCGAGCTCAAGCAGGATCGGGCGACCCGTTGGACAGCACCTTGCTGGATGGCCGCTATCTCGTCCAGGCCAAGATCGCAAGCGGCGGTACCTCGACGGTCTACCGCGGCCTCGACGTCCGACTCGACCGGCCCGTCGCGCTGAAGGTGATGGATTCTCGCTACTGCGGTGACGACCAATTCCTGACCCGCTTCCGGCTCGAGGCCCGCACCGTCGCCCGGCTGAAGCACCCCGGGCTGGTCGCGGTCTACGACCAGGGCCTGGACGGCAGGCATCCGTTTCTGGTCATGGAGCTCATCGAGGGCGGTACCCTGCGCGAGCTGCTCATCGAGCGTGGTCCGATGCCGCCGCATGCCGTGGCAGCCGTGCTTAGCCGGGTGCTGGGCGGGCTGGCGGCCGCGCATCGAGCCGGCCTGGTGCATCGCGACGTCAAGCCGGAGAACATCCTGATCTCCGACGACGGCGACATCAAGATCGCCGATTTCGGGTTGGTCCGTGCCGTCGCGGCCGCTGGAATCACCTCCGCCAGCGTCATTTTGGGGACCGCGGCCTATCTGTCCCCCGAGCAGGTTCGCGACGGAAACGCCGGTCCCCGCAGCGATGTCTACTCCGCAGGAATCCTCACCTACGAGCTGCTGACCGGGTGTACCCCGTTCACCGGTGACTCGGCATTGTCGATCGCCTACCAACGACTGGATACCGACGTGCCGCACCCCAGTGCCGTGATCGATGGCGTGCCAACACAATTCGACGAGTTCGTGGCGTGCGCGACCGCCCGCGACCCCGCCGACCGGTTCGCCGACGCGATCGAGATGGCCGCCGATCTGGAAGCGATAGCCGAGGAATTGGCGCTGCCGGACTTCCGGGTGCCGGCGCCGCGTAACTCCGCGCAGCACCGGTCGGCGGCGCTGCATCACAGCCGAATGAACCAGCGCCGGGCGACCGCGCAGCAGGTACACCACCCGACCCGCCAGTTCACACGCGAACCCGAAGACTGGCCGCAGCCTGAACCCGCCGAAGCCGATGAATACGGGCATGAACCGGCATCAGGGCAATTCGCCGGTATCTCGATCGACGAATTCGTGTGGGCGCGTCAACACTCGCGCCGCATGGTGCTGATCTGGGTGGCAATCGTCATCGCGCTCACCGGGCTGGTCGCGACCGTGGCATGGACGATTGGCAGCAACCTGAGCGGACTGCTGTAG
- the pimB gene encoding GDP-mannose-dependent alpha-(1-6)-phosphatidylinositol monomannoside mannosyltransferase, with product MSRVLLVTNDFPPRRGGIQSYLGEFVGRLVQSASGAGSHAVTVYAPQWKGADAFDDSARAAGYRVVRHPGTLMLPGPTVDIRMRRLIAEHGIQTVWFGAAAPLAVLAQRARQAGAARVLASTHGHEVGWSMLPVARSVLRRIGDDTDVVTYVSRYTRSRFAPAFGAAAALEYLPPGVDTDRFHPDAAARAELRQRYRLGERPTVVCVSRLVPRKGQDMLIRALPSIRQRVDGAALVLVGGGPHLAALRKLAGDCGVADDVTFTGGVPGDELPAHHALGDVFAMPCRTRGAGMDVEGLGIVFLEASATGVPVIAGQSGGAPETVQHNKTGLVVDGRAVDKVADAVAELLTDRDRAAAMGAAGREWVTAHWRWDTLAARLADLLRG from the coding sequence GTGAGCCGGGTCCTGCTGGTGACCAACGACTTTCCGCCCCGCCGTGGCGGCATCCAGTCTTACCTGGGCGAGTTCGTCGGCCGGCTGGTCCAATCCGCTTCAGGGGCCGGATCCCACGCGGTGACGGTGTACGCACCCCAATGGAAGGGTGCCGATGCGTTTGACGACTCGGCCCGGGCCGCCGGCTATCGGGTGGTGCGCCATCCCGGCACGCTGATGCTGCCCGGCCCGACGGTCGATATCCGGATGCGCCGGCTGATCGCCGAACACGGCATCCAGACCGTGTGGTTCGGCGCGGCCGCACCGCTGGCTGTGCTGGCGCAGCGTGCCCGGCAGGCCGGAGCGGCCCGGGTGCTGGCCAGCACGCACGGCCACGAAGTGGGTTGGTCGATGCTTCCGGTCGCGCGGTCGGTGTTGCGCCGCATCGGCGATGACACCGACGTTGTGACGTACGTCAGCCGGTACACGCGGTCCCGGTTCGCGCCGGCCTTCGGGGCCGCGGCCGCGTTGGAATACCTGCCCCCCGGGGTCGACACGGATCGATTCCACCCGGATGCGGCCGCGCGGGCCGAGCTGCGTCAACGTTACCGGCTGGGCGAGCGGCCAACCGTGGTGTGCGTGTCGCGGCTGGTACCGCGCAAAGGCCAGGACATGCTGATCAGGGCGCTGCCGTCGATCCGGCAGCGCGTCGATGGAGCCGCGTTGGTGCTCGTCGGGGGCGGCCCGCACCTCGCGGCGCTACGCAAACTGGCCGGGGATTGCGGGGTGGCCGACGACGTGACGTTCACCGGCGGCGTGCCCGGCGACGAACTACCGGCACACCACGCTCTTGGCGACGTGTTCGCGATGCCTTGCCGAACCCGGGGCGCCGGAATGGACGTCGAGGGCTTGGGCATTGTCTTCCTGGAGGCCTCGGCCACCGGAGTGCCGGTGATTGCCGGCCAATCGGGTGGAGCCCCGGAAACGGTGCAGCACAACAAGACTGGACTGGTGGTCGACGGCCGCGCGGTCGACAAGGTGGCTGACGCCGTCGCCGAGTTGCTGACTGATCGGGACCGGGCCGCCGCGATGGGCGCCGCCGGCCGGGAATGGGTGACGGCCCACTGGCGCTGGGACACACTGGCTGCCCGGCTGGCGGACCTGCTGCGCGGCTAG
- a CDS encoding polyketide cyclase / dehydrase and lipid transport, which translates to MYSIQIADETFVAADGARVAAAIADRSSWRRWWPDLRLTVTEDRGDRGIRWAVAGALTGTAEVWLEPSFDGVLLHYYLHAEPTGAAAWQLARMNLAKMTHRRRVAGKKMAFEVKATLERSRPIGVSPVV; encoded by the coding sequence ATGTACAGCATCCAGATCGCCGACGAGACGTTTGTCGCCGCTGACGGCGCACGGGTCGCGGCCGCGATCGCCGATCGGTCGAGTTGGCGCCGCTGGTGGCCGGACCTGCGCCTGACGGTCACCGAAGACCGTGGCGATCGGGGAATCCGGTGGGCGGTTGCCGGCGCACTGACCGGCACCGCAGAGGTCTGGCTGGAACCGTCGTTCGATGGGGTGCTGCTGCACTACTACCTGCATGCCGAACCGACCGGCGCGGCGGCCTGGCAGCTGGCCCGGATGAACCTGGCCAAGATGACTCACCGCCGCCGGGTGGCGGGCAAAAAAATGGCTTTCGAGGTCAAGGCGACACTCGAGCGGTCGCGCCCCATCGGAGTTTCTCCGGTAGTTTAA
- a CDS encoding glycosyltransferase 87 family protein: MSSNWRAPSVGSRRGRVLLWCLLWLLAAAALGHVCWGLFGHTPYRIDIDIYQMGGQAWLDGRPLYSGNVMFHTPIGLDLPFTYPPLAAIVFSPFAWLQMPAASVAITVLTLVLLIISTVIVLTRLDVWTTSTVLNGPAWLRRVWLAVVIVAPAAIWLEPINSNFAFGQINVILMTLVLADCFPRRTPWPRGLMLGLGIALKLTPAVFLLYFLLRRDSRAAWAALASFAAATLVGFALAWGDSWEYWTHTLHHTDRIGEAALNTDQNIAGALARLGLGEQERFPLWVVACLLVLAATIWAMRRVLRAGEPTLAVICVALFGLVVSPVSWSHHWVWMLPAVLVTGVLAWHRRNVALAALSAAGWALMRWTPIDLLPKHHETTAVWWRQLVGMSYVWWAVAVIVASGLTVTARAIPQRSNAPGLTAVSAVG; encoded by the coding sequence ATGAGTAGCAATTGGCGGGCGCCCAGCGTGGGCAGTCGACGCGGGCGGGTCTTGCTGTGGTGCCTGCTCTGGTTACTGGCCGCTGCGGCGTTGGGCCATGTGTGTTGGGGGCTGTTCGGTCACACGCCGTACCGCATCGATATCGACATCTATCAGATGGGCGGTCAGGCCTGGTTGGACGGGCGTCCGCTCTACAGCGGCAACGTGATGTTTCACACACCCATCGGGCTGGACCTGCCGTTCACGTATCCCCCGCTGGCGGCCATCGTGTTCAGCCCGTTCGCCTGGTTGCAAATGCCCGCCGCCAGCGTCGCGATAACGGTGTTGACGTTGGTCCTGCTGATCATCTCGACGGTGATCGTGCTGACCCGCCTCGACGTGTGGACCACCTCGACGGTGCTGAACGGGCCCGCGTGGTTGCGCCGGGTGTGGCTGGCCGTCGTCATCGTGGCTCCGGCCGCGATCTGGCTCGAGCCAATCAACTCCAACTTCGCCTTCGGCCAGATCAACGTCATCCTCATGACCCTGGTCCTCGCCGACTGCTTCCCGCGTCGCACGCCATGGCCACGCGGGCTGATGCTGGGCTTGGGCATCGCGCTGAAACTCACCCCGGCGGTGTTTCTGCTCTACTTCCTGTTGCGCCGGGATAGCCGGGCCGCGTGGGCAGCGCTGGCATCTTTCGCGGCCGCGACACTCGTCGGTTTCGCCCTCGCGTGGGGCGACTCGTGGGAGTACTGGACTCACACGCTGCACCACACCGACCGGATTGGTGAGGCGGCCCTGAATACCGATCAAAACATCGCGGGTGCACTGGCGCGGCTGGGCCTCGGGGAGCAAGAGCGGTTCCCGCTGTGGGTGGTCGCGTGCCTCCTCGTGCTGGCGGCGACCATTTGGGCGATGCGGCGGGTGCTACGGGCCGGTGAGCCGACCCTGGCTGTGATCTGCGTCGCACTCTTCGGGTTGGTGGTCTCACCCGTGTCGTGGTCACACCACTGGGTGTGGATGCTGCCGGCCGTGCTGGTGACGGGCGTATTAGCCTGGCACCGCCGAAACGTCGCACTGGCAGCCCTTAGCGCCGCCGGGTGGGCGCTGATGCGATGGACGCCGATCGACTTGCTGCCCAAGCACCACGAGACGACCGCGGTCTGGTGGCGACAACTTGTCGGGATGTCCTACGTGTGGTGGGCGGTGGCAGTGATCGTCGCTTCCGGGCTGACGGTCACCGCCCGGGCGATTCCCCAACGCTCCAACGCTCCCGGACTGACTGCGGTATCGGCCGTCGGCTGA
- a CDS encoding AMP-dependent synthetase/ligase, translating into MREYSVPARFSVGERDNLAAVVYQHERDDPDFVIYQRLIDGVWTDVTCAEAANQIRSAALGLIALGVRAGDRVSIFSATCYEWAILDLAILSVGAVTVPIYETSSAEQVRWVLQNSAAVLAFAETDAHAAIVTELTGELPALRRVLLINGSGPKALEELAQAGAAVDPAELTARLEALRADHPATLIYTSGTTGRPKGCQLSHSNLLHEMRGTRECLPTLLCEGQRLLVFLPLAHVLARALTLAALASKVTVGFTSDIKNLLPMFAVFKPTVVVSVPRVFEKVYNTAAQNAANEGKAPIFKMAAQTAVDWSRAQDHGSPGLLLRAKHALFDRLVYHRLRTALGGACHAAVSGGAPLGSRLGHFYRGVGLTIYEGYGLTETSAAITANQIGALKIGTVGKPVPGNGLRIADDGELLVRGGVVFSGYWHNEQATDEAFTDGWFKTGDLGAIDEDGFLTITGRKKEIIVTAGGKNVAPAVLEDQLRAHPLISQAMVVGDNKPFIGALITVDPEALDGWKQRNSKPASASVGDLATDPDLVAEVDAAIKQANLAVSHAESIRKFRILPVDFTEDTGELTPTMKVKRTVVAEKFAPEIEAIYSSD; encoded by the coding sequence GTGCGTGAGTACAGCGTCCCAGCCCGCTTTTCGGTCGGCGAGCGCGACAATTTAGCGGCGGTGGTCTACCAGCACGAGCGCGACGATCCCGACTTCGTCATCTACCAACGCCTGATCGACGGCGTCTGGACCGATGTCACCTGTGCCGAGGCGGCTAACCAGATTCGCTCTGCGGCACTGGGTTTGATCGCCCTGGGCGTGCGGGCCGGTGACCGGGTGTCCATCTTTTCGGCCACCTGCTACGAGTGGGCGATCCTCGACCTGGCGATCCTCTCGGTGGGCGCGGTCACGGTGCCGATCTATGAGACGTCGTCGGCCGAGCAGGTGCGCTGGGTCCTGCAGAACTCAGCAGCGGTGTTGGCGTTCGCAGAAACCGACGCGCACGCAGCGATCGTCACCGAGCTCACCGGCGAATTGCCGGCGCTGCGCCGGGTGCTGCTGATCAATGGATCGGGTCCCAAGGCGCTCGAGGAGCTCGCGCAGGCCGGCGCCGCGGTCGACCCGGCCGAGCTGACCGCCCGCCTCGAGGCACTGCGGGCCGACCACCCGGCGACGCTCATCTACACGTCAGGCACGACCGGACGGCCCAAAGGCTGCCAACTCAGCCACTCCAACCTGCTCCACGAAATGCGGGGTACCCGGGAGTGCCTGCCCACGCTGTTGTGCGAAGGTCAGCGGCTGCTGGTCTTCTTGCCACTGGCCCACGTGCTGGCTCGCGCCCTCACCTTGGCCGCGCTCGCCAGCAAAGTGACCGTCGGCTTCACCAGCGATATCAAGAATCTGCTGCCGATGTTCGCGGTCTTCAAACCCACCGTGGTGGTGTCGGTGCCACGCGTGTTTGAGAAGGTGTACAACACGGCCGCGCAAAACGCCGCCAACGAGGGCAAAGCCCCGATCTTCAAGATGGCGGCCCAGACCGCGGTCGATTGGAGCCGCGCCCAAGACCACGGCAGCCCAGGGCTGCTGCTGCGCGCCAAACATGCGTTGTTCGACCGGCTGGTCTACCACAGGCTGCGCACAGCGCTGGGCGGTGCCTGCCACGCGGCCGTCTCGGGTGGCGCGCCGCTGGGTTCACGGCTGGGCCATTTCTATCGCGGGGTGGGCCTGACCATCTACGAGGGCTACGGCCTGACGGAGACCAGCGCGGCCATCACGGCCAACCAGATCGGTGCCCTTAAGATCGGGACCGTCGGAAAGCCGGTGCCTGGCAACGGTTTACGCATCGCCGACGATGGCGAGCTGCTGGTGCGCGGCGGGGTCGTGTTCAGTGGCTACTGGCACAACGAGCAGGCCACCGACGAGGCATTCACCGACGGCTGGTTCAAGACAGGCGATCTGGGCGCGATCGACGAGGATGGCTTCTTGACGATCACCGGCCGGAAGAAGGAGATCATCGTCACCGCGGGCGGGAAGAATGTCGCCCCCGCCGTGCTCGAGGACCAGCTGCGCGCACACCCGCTGATAAGCCAGGCGATGGTGGTCGGGGACAACAAGCCGTTCATCGGCGCGCTGATCACCGTCGATCCCGAGGCGCTCGACGGCTGGAAGCAACGCAACAGCAAGCCGGCCAGCGCCTCGGTGGGCGATCTGGCCACCGACCCCGATCTCGTCGCCGAGGTGGACGCGGCGATCAAGCAGGCCAATCTGGCGGTGTCGCATGCTGAGTCGATCCGCAAGTTCCGCATTCTGCCCGTCGACTTCACCGAGGACACTGGTGAACTGACGCCGACCATGAAGGTCAAGCGCACCGTGGTAGCCGAGAAGTTCGCCCCCGAAATCGAGGCAATCTACAGCTCGGACTAA
- a CDS encoding polyadenylate-specific 3'-exoribonuclease AS has product MRYFYDTEFIEDGRTIELISIGVVAEDGREYYAVSTEFDRERAGGWVRTHVLPKLPSPASPVWRSRSQIRQDLESFFGVFSVGTNDPIELWAWVGAYDHVALCQLWGPMPDLPAAMPRFTRELRQLWEDRGCPPMPPRSRDAHDALVDARDQLRRFRLITSVDDAGRGAAR; this is encoded by the coding sequence GTGCGGTACTTCTATGACACCGAATTCATCGAGGACGGCCGCACCATCGAGCTGATCTCGATCGGGGTGGTCGCCGAGGATGGCCGCGAGTACTACGCCGTGTCCACGGAATTTGATCGCGAGCGGGCCGGCGGCTGGGTACGCACCCATGTGTTGCCCAAGCTGCCGTCCCCGGCCTCCCCGGTGTGGCGGTCGCGCAGTCAGATTCGCCAGGACCTGGAGAGCTTCTTCGGCGTCTTCAGTGTCGGGACCAATGATCCGATCGAGCTGTGGGCCTGGGTGGGGGCCTATGACCATGTTGCGCTGTGCCAGTTGTGGGGCCCAATGCCGGACCTGCCCGCGGCAATGCCCCGCTTTACCCGGGAACTGCGGCAGCTGTGGGAGGACCGGGGATGCCCCCCGATGCCGCCGCGGTCACGCGATGCGCACGACGCGCTGGTCGATGCTCGGGACCAGCTGCGTCGATTCCGGCTCATCACCTCCGTTGACGATGCGGGCCGGGGTGCGGCGCGCTGA
- a CDS encoding class II 3-deoxy-7-phosphoheptulonate synthase has protein sequence MNWTVDIPIDQLPPLPPLPADLRARLDAALAKPAAQQPTWPAEQAAAMRTVLESVPPVTVPSEIVRLQEQLAQVAKGEAFLLQGGDCAETFMDNTEPHIRGNVRALLQMAVVLTYGASLPVVKVARIAGQYAKPRSADIDALGLRSYRGDMINGFAPNAAAREHDPSRLVRAYANASAAMNLVRALTSSGLASLHLVHDWNREFVRTSPAGARYEALATEIDRGLRFMSACGVADRNLQTAEIYASHEALVLDYERAMLRLSDIEGELQLYDLSAHTVWIGERTRQLDGAHIAFAEVIANPIGVKIGPTMTPELAVEYVERLDPHNKPGRLTLVSRLGNNKVRDLLPPIVEKVQATGHQVIWQCDPMHGNTHESSNGYKTRHFDRIVDEVQGFFEVHRALGTHPGGIHVEITGENVTECLGGAQDISDTDLAGRYETACDPRLNTQQSLELAFLVAEMLRD, from the coding sequence ATGAACTGGACCGTCGACATACCGATCGACCAGCTCCCGCCCCTTCCACCGCTGCCGGCTGACCTGCGGGCGCGGCTGGACGCCGCGCTGGCCAAGCCGGCGGCCCAGCAACCCACCTGGCCCGCCGAACAGGCGGCGGCGATGCGCACGGTGCTGGAGAGCGTGCCACCGGTGACAGTGCCGTCTGAAATCGTCCGGCTGCAGGAACAGCTGGCTCAGGTCGCAAAGGGTGAGGCTTTCCTGCTGCAGGGCGGCGACTGCGCCGAGACGTTCATGGACAACACCGAACCCCACATCCGGGGCAACGTGCGCGCCCTGTTGCAGATGGCCGTGGTGCTGACCTACGGCGCCAGCCTGCCGGTGGTGAAGGTGGCGCGCATCGCCGGCCAGTACGCCAAGCCCCGGTCGGCCGACATCGACGCGCTGGGCCTGAGGTCGTATCGCGGCGACATGATCAACGGCTTCGCCCCCAATGCCGCTGCGCGCGAGCACGACCCGTCGCGGCTGGTGCGGGCCTACGCGAATGCGAGTGCGGCGATGAACCTGGTGCGCGCGCTCACGTCGTCGGGCCTGGCTTCGCTGCATCTGGTCCACGACTGGAACCGCGAATTCGTCCGGACCTCGCCGGCCGGTGCACGCTACGAGGCACTGGCGACGGAGATCGACCGGGGTTTGAGGTTCATGAGCGCCTGCGGCGTGGCCGACCGCAATCTGCAAACCGCCGAAATCTATGCCAGCCATGAGGCTTTGGTGCTCGACTACGAGCGGGCCATGCTGCGGTTGTCCGACATCGAGGGGGAGCTGCAGCTGTATGACCTCTCCGCGCACACCGTGTGGATCGGCGAGCGGACCCGCCAACTGGACGGTGCGCACATCGCGTTCGCCGAGGTGATCGCCAACCCGATCGGTGTCAAGATTGGCCCGACGATGACCCCGGAGCTGGCCGTCGAGTACGTTGAGCGGCTCGATCCGCACAACAAGCCAGGCCGGCTGACGCTGGTGAGCAGGCTGGGCAACAACAAGGTGCGTGATCTGCTGCCGCCGATCGTCGAGAAGGTCCAGGCCACCGGTCACCAGGTGATCTGGCAGTGCGACCCAATGCACGGCAACACCCACGAGTCGTCCAATGGATATAAGACCCGGCACTTCGATCGGATTGTCGACGAGGTGCAGGGTTTCTTCGAGGTGCACCGCGCCCTGGGCACCCACCCGGGCGGCATCCACGTCGAGATCACCGGCGAGAACGTCACCGAATGTCTGGGTGGCGCGCAGGACATTTCGGACACGGACCTGGCCGGCCGCTACGAGACGGCGTGTGATCCGCGGCTAAACACCCAGCAGTCGCTTGAGTTGGCGTTCCTGGTTGCGGAGATGCTGCGCGACTAA
- a CDS encoding Rv2175c family DNA-binding protein, which yields MGSIPAGDDVLDPDEPTYDLSRVAELLGVPVSKVQQQLREGHLVAVRRGGGVVVPQVFFTNSGEVVKSLPGLLTILHDGGYHDTEIVRWLFTPDPSLTITRDGTRDAISNARPVDALHAHQAREVVRRAQAMAY from the coding sequence GTGGGCAGTATTCCCGCCGGCGACGACGTTTTGGACCCTGACGAGCCAACGTACGACCTGTCCCGGGTCGCCGAGCTGCTGGGCGTGCCGGTCAGTAAAGTGCAGCAGCAGCTGCGGGAAGGCCATCTGGTCGCGGTGCGGCGTGGTGGTGGCGTGGTGGTGCCGCAGGTCTTCTTCACCAATTCCGGTGAGGTGGTCAAGAGTCTGCCAGGGCTGCTGACGATCCTGCACGACGGCGGTTATCACGACACCGAGATTGTGCGCTGGCTGTTCACCCCCGACCCGTCGTTGACGATCACCCGCGACGGCACGCGTGATGCCATCAGCAACGCCCGCCCCGTCGATGCGCTGCACGCCCACCAGGCTCGGGAAGTGGTGCGCCGGGCGCAGGCCATGGCTTATTAA